One Vitis riparia cultivar Riparia Gloire de Montpellier isolate 1030 chromosome 4, EGFV_Vit.rip_1.0, whole genome shotgun sequence genomic window carries:
- the LOC117912496 gene encoding ATPase family AAA domain-containing protein 3-like, with protein sequence MAASRLSSCVAMAAAVAFFSKASSGAYADGPFRFSPFSSSPPQTSQSSAEKSEDKSEADEPRVSSSGFDPESLERGAKALREINSSPNAKQVFEIMRKQEQTRLAELAAEKAHQEAIQAQADIDKQRKMAEEQMNLVQQQAQAKAQMLRYEDELARKRMQTDHEAQRRHNVELVKMQEESSIRKEQARRATEEQIQAQQRQTEKERAEIERETIRVKAMAEAEGRAHEAKLTEDHNRRMLIERMNGEREKWLAAINTMFSHIEGGFRVLLTDRNKLLMAIGGATAVAAGVYTTREGARVTWGYINRMLGQPSLIRESSIAKFPWSGMVSRGTNKVLNYSTAAGGARPGENKTSFGNIILHPSLQRRIEHLARATSNTKSHQAPFRNMLFYGPPGTGKTMVAREIARKSGLDYAMMTGGDVAPLGAQAVTKIHQIFDWAKKSNKGLLLFIDEADAFLCERNSTRMSEAQRSALNALLFRTGDQSREIVLVLATNRPGDLDSAVTDRIDEVIEFPLPGEEERFKLLKLYLDKYLSDEGQSTSKWNPLSKSKPQKVTIKDVSEDVIREAARKTEGFSGREIAKLMAGIQAAVYGRPDCVLDSQLFMEIVDYKVAEHHQRLKLVAEGGHPA encoded by the exons ATGGCGGCTTCGAGGCTGTCCTCGTGTGTAGCTATGGCGGCAGCCGTCGCTTTCTTTTCCAAGGCCTCCAGCGGCGCGTACGCAGACGGTCCGTTTCGATTCTCGCCTTTCTCTTCATCACCTCCCCAGACCTCTCAATCCTCTGCTGAAAAATCGGAGGACAAGTCGGAGGCCGATGAGCCGAGAGTCAGTTCCTCGGGGTTCGACCCCGAATCCCTGGAAAGAGGCGCCAAAGCTCTTCGCGAAATCAACAGCTCTCCCAACGCTAAACAG GTTTTTGAAATTATGAGAAAGCAAGAACAAACTCGACTGGCCGAGTTGGCAGCTGAGAAGGCTCATCAAGAAGCAATTCAAGCTCAAGCAGATATC GATAAGCAGCGGAAAATGGCTGAAGAACAAATGAATCTAGTACAGCAACAAGCACAGGCGAAGGCACAAATGCTACGATATGAAGATGAGTTGGCTAGGAAAAGAATGCAG ACAGATCATGAAGCTCAGAGGCGACATAATGTTGAATTGGTTAAAATGCAAGAGGAATCCTCCATACGAAAAGAACAAGCAAGACGGGCGACTGAGGAGCAGATCCAAGCTCAACAACGCCagactgagaaagagagagcTGAGATAGAGCGGGAAACCATACGAGTAAAGGCCATGGCTGAGGCTGAAGGCCGGGCCCATGAAGCAAAATTAACAGAAGACCATAACAGGAGAATGCTTATAGAGCGGATGAATGGTGAAAGAGAGAAGTGGCTTGCTGCGATTAATACAATGTTTAGTCATATTGAAG GGGGTTTCAGAGTTCTATTGACCGATAGGAATAAGTTGCTTATGGCTATAGGAGGAGCCACTGCAGTGGCCGCTGGTGTTTACACAACAAG AGAGGGTGCTAGGGTTACTTGGGGTTATATCAACCGGATGCTGGGGCAGCCATCACTAATTCGGGAGTCATCCATTGCTAAATTTCCATGGTCAGGGATGGTTTCTCGAGGAACGAATAAGGTGTTGAATTACAGTACAGCAGCTGGGGGAGCAAGGCCTGGGGAAAATAAGACCAGTTTTGGAAATATTATTCTCCACCCTTCATTGCAGAGGAGAATAGAGCATCTTGCTCGAGCTACATCAAATACTAAGTCTCACCAGGCACCCTTTCGAAACATGCTGTTTTATGGACCGCCTGGCACGGGTAAAACTATGGTCGCAAGGGAGATAGCTCGAAAATCG GGTTTGGATTATGCCATGATGACTGGAGGGGATGTTGCACCTCTTGGCGCACAGGCTGTCACCAAGatccatcaaatatttgattgggcaaaaaaatcaaacaaaggtTTACTGCTTTTCATTGATGAGGCTGATGCTTTTCTATGCGA GCGGAACAGCACACGCATGAGTGAAGCTCAACGAAGTGCTCTAAATGCATTGCTTTTTCGGACGGGAGACCAGTCAAGAGAAATTGTTCTTGTCCTTGCCACAAACAGACCAGGCGATCTTGATAGTGCTGTGACTGACCGCATTGATGAAGTGATCGAGTTCCCGCTTCCAGGGGAGGAGGAGCGTTTCAAACTGCTGAAGCTCTATTTGGACAAGTACCTCTCTGATGAAGGCCAAAGCACATCTAAGTGGAACCCTCTATCAAAGAGTAAGCCACAGAAGGTAACCATAAAAGATGTGTCTGAAGATGTGATCCGAGAGGCAGCCAGGAAGACAGAAGGCTTCTCTGGCCGTGAGATAGCAAAACTCATGGCTGGTATCCAAGCAGCTGTGTACGGTCGGCCAGACTGTGTATTGGATTCCCAGCTGTTCATGGAGATAGTAGATTACAAGGTTGCAGAGCATCACCAGCGACTTAAACTGGTAGCAGAAGGTGGTCACCCAGCTTAA
- the LOC117912498 gene encoding zinc-finger homeodomain protein 6 isoform X3, producing MELRGQDKEIGMPSSLGYSPPNRESPSKVSPASIVLPVGDRRRDGAASGTTVLSPSQTLDHHHLHHHQFNLQQQTQHGEVGDPDPDPDPVSATIAVSGATATPITGGSNPKVAAAPPHPPPQSAASIRYRECLKNHAASMGGHVFDGCGEFMPSGEEGTLEALKCAACDCHRNFHRKEIDGESQPTANCYYTCNPNTNSSRRNTIAPQLPPSHAPLPHLHQHHKYSHGLSGSPLMSPIPPMMMAFGGGGGAPAESSSEDLNMFQSNVGMHLQPQPAFALSKKRFRTKFSQEQKDKMQEFAEKLGWKIQKQEEQEVQQFCSDVGVKRQVFKVWMHNNKQAMKKKQLSKSSSPERERERKEETNDKNCTYFPLCLVVMDSWESK from the exons ATGGAACTGAGAGGCCAAGATAAGGAGATAGGGATGCCAAGCTCTTTGGGTTACAGCCCACCCAACAGGGAATCGCCATCCAAGGTATCTCCTGCATCCATAGTTTTACCTGTGGGAGACAGAAGAAGAGATGGAGCTGCCAGTGGTACTACAGTTTTGAGTCCATCACAAACCCTAGATCACCATCACCTTCATCATCACCAATTCAATCTACAACAACAAACACAACACGGGGAAGTAGGGGATCCAGACCCAGATCCAGATCCTGTTTCAGCTACAATTGCAGTCTCCGGTGCAACCGCCACACCGATTACCGGTGGATCAAATCCAAAAGTAGCAGCAGCGCCGCCACATCCACCTCCTCAATCAGCAGCCTCAATTCGATATAGAGAATGCCTCAAGAATCATGCGGCGAGCATGGGCGGGCACGTCTTCGATGGATGCGGAGAATTCATGCCAAGCGGAGAGGAAGGGACTCTAGAAGCCTTGAAATGTGCAGCTTGCGATTGCCACCGCAATTTTCATCGCAAAGAGATCGATGGAGAGTCGCAGCCCACCGCCAATTGTTACTATACTTGTAACCCCAACACTAACAGTAGCAGAAGAAATACAATAGCTCCTCAGCTCCCTCCATCGCATGCTCCACTGCCCCATCTTCATCAGCACCATAAATACTCCCATGGTCTATCGGGCAGTCCATTAATGAGCCCAATTCCACCAATGATGATGGCATTTGGTGGCGGCGGAGGAGCTCCCGCAGAGTCATCCAGCGAAGATCTAAACATGTTTCAGTCCAATGTTGGAATGCACCTGCAGCCGCAGCCAGCGTTTGCGCTCTCAAAGAAGAGGTTTCGAACAAAATTCTCACAAGAACAAAAAGATAAGATGCAGGAGTTTGCGGAGAAGTTGGGATGGAAGATTCAGAAGCAAGAAGAACAGGAAGTCCAGCAGTTTTGTTCAGATGTGGGTGTAAAGAGACAGGTTTTCAAGGTCTGGATGCACAACAACAAACAAGCCATGAAGAAGAAGCAACT CTCAAAAAGCTCCTCGCcagaaagagaaagggaaagaaaagaagaaactaaCGACAAAAATTGCAcgtattttcctctttgcttggTGGTCATGGACTCATGGGAG TCGAAGTGA
- the LOC117912498 gene encoding zinc-finger homeodomain protein 6 isoform X2, producing the protein MELRGQDKEIGMPSSLGYSPPNRESPSKVSPASIVLPVGDRRRDGAASGTTVLSPSQTLDHHHLHHHQFNLQQQTQHGEVGDPDPDPDPVSATIAVSGATATPITGGSNPKVAAAPPHPPPQSAASIRYRECLKNHAASMGGHVFDGCGEFMPSGEEGTLEALKCAACDCHRNFHRKEIDGESQPTANCYYTCNPNTNSSRRNTIAPQLPPSHAPLPHLHQHHKYSHGLSGSPLMSPIPPMMMAFGGGGGAPAESSSEDLNMFQSNVGMHLQPQPAFALSKKRFRTKFSQEQKDKMQEFAEKLGWKIQKQEEQEVQQFCSDVGVKRQVFKVWMHNNKQAMKKKQLSKSSSPERERERKEETNDKNCTYFPLCLVVMDSWEQTLSILALHQGKDNTTSKGLWVLQVHFFFFFLLYSIVCFLQMGP; encoded by the exons ATGGAACTGAGAGGCCAAGATAAGGAGATAGGGATGCCAAGCTCTTTGGGTTACAGCCCACCCAACAGGGAATCGCCATCCAAGGTATCTCCTGCATCCATAGTTTTACCTGTGGGAGACAGAAGAAGAGATGGAGCTGCCAGTGGTACTACAGTTTTGAGTCCATCACAAACCCTAGATCACCATCACCTTCATCATCACCAATTCAATCTACAACAACAAACACAACACGGGGAAGTAGGGGATCCAGACCCAGATCCAGATCCTGTTTCAGCTACAATTGCAGTCTCCGGTGCAACCGCCACACCGATTACCGGTGGATCAAATCCAAAAGTAGCAGCAGCGCCGCCACATCCACCTCCTCAATCAGCAGCCTCAATTCGATATAGAGAATGCCTCAAGAATCATGCGGCGAGCATGGGCGGGCACGTCTTCGATGGATGCGGAGAATTCATGCCAAGCGGAGAGGAAGGGACTCTAGAAGCCTTGAAATGTGCAGCTTGCGATTGCCACCGCAATTTTCATCGCAAAGAGATCGATGGAGAGTCGCAGCCCACCGCCAATTGTTACTATACTTGTAACCCCAACACTAACAGTAGCAGAAGAAATACAATAGCTCCTCAGCTCCCTCCATCGCATGCTCCACTGCCCCATCTTCATCAGCACCATAAATACTCCCATGGTCTATCGGGCAGTCCATTAATGAGCCCAATTCCACCAATGATGATGGCATTTGGTGGCGGCGGAGGAGCTCCCGCAGAGTCATCCAGCGAAGATCTAAACATGTTTCAGTCCAATGTTGGAATGCACCTGCAGCCGCAGCCAGCGTTTGCGCTCTCAAAGAAGAGGTTTCGAACAAAATTCTCACAAGAACAAAAAGATAAGATGCAGGAGTTTGCGGAGAAGTTGGGATGGAAGATTCAGAAGCAAGAAGAACAGGAAGTCCAGCAGTTTTGTTCAGATGTGGGTGTAAAGAGACAGGTTTTCAAGGTCTGGATGCACAACAACAAACAAGCCATGAAGAAGAAGCAACT CTCAAAAAGCTCCTCGCcagaaagagaaagggaaagaaaagaagaaactaaCGACAAAAATTGCAcgtattttcctctttgcttggTGGTCATGGACTCATGGGAG caaaCCCTTTCAATTCTGGCTCTCCACCAAGGGAAAGATAACACAACATCAAAGGGATTGTGGGTTCTCCAggtccactttttttttttttttttgttgtattcCATTGTCTGCTTTCTACAAATGGGCCCATAG
- the LOC117912499 gene encoding late embryogenesis abundant protein D-29-like — translation MDERRALLMVVLWLAVSVEVRWCLENVKEKADLAAGKVKLKVEEAKQTAEEAVQDAKDKGGSWADWAYEKFTEGFGAKQENVKEGAQNMVDKAGDAASKATETMNSAASEASRYATEKAGEAANLASEKAGDAKNFASEKAEQVIRMTSDKAADAKGAMAGAMSHGKDGAANVYDGAKETVAGAMEYGKDGAANIYDGAKEKTAGAMEYGKKGAENMYDGAKEKVAGAMEYGKDGAGNIYDGAKEKVAGAMQYGKDGAGNIYDGAKGKMGGAVEHGKDGAANVYDGAKEKMNMAADAVSDKASDVKETVEGAMGHGKDKVADAYDQAKQKVSDTYTSAKETVTEQAKSNYEAAKEKASQAAGDLGAKIKTERAEL, via the exons ATGGATGAGAGAAGAGCGCTGCTGATGGTGGTGTTATGGCTTGCGGTGTCGGTGGAGGTGCGTTGGTGTTTGGAAAATGTGAAGGAGAAAGCGGACTTGGCGGCAGGGAAGGTGAAGTTGAAGGTGGAGGAGGCCAAACAAACTGCAGAAGAAGCCGTGCAAGATGCCAAGGACAAGGGGGGCTCCTGGGCGGATTGGGCTTACGAAAAGTTCACCGA GGGATTTGGAGCTAAACAGGAGAACGTAAAAGAAGGGGCTCAGAATATGGTGGATAAAGCTGGGGATGCTGCTTCAAAGGCCACAGAAACTATGAATTCTGCTGCATCTG AAGCATCACGGTATGCTACTGAGAAGGCTGGGGAGGCTGCCAACTTAGCTTCTGAAAAAGCAGGCGATGCCAAGAACTTTGCTTCCGAGAAGGCGGAGCAAGTAATAAGAATGACTTCAGACAAGGCTGCTGATGCCAAGGGTGCAATGGCTGGAGCAATGTCACATGGAAAAGATGGAGCAGCTAATGTCTATGATGGAGCCAAAGAAACAGTAGCAGGAGCAATGGAGTATGGAAAAGATGGAGCAGCAAATATCTATGATGGAGCCAAAGAAAAGACGGCCGGAGCAATGGAGTATGGAAAAAAGGGAGCAGAAAATATGTATGATGGAGCCAAAGAGAAAGTGGCAGGAGCAATGGAATATGGGAAAGATGGAGCAGGAAATATCTACGATGGAGCCAAAGAGAAAGTGGCAGGAGCAATGCAGTATGGGAAAGATGGAGCAGGAAATATCTACGATGGAGCCAAAGGAAAAATGGGAGGAGCAGTGGAACATGGAAAAGATGGAGCGGCAAATGTCTATGATGGagccaaagagaagatgaacATGGCTGCAGATGCAGTTTCAGATAAGGCTAGTGATGTCAAAGAGACAGTGGAAGGAGCAATGGGGCATGGAAAAGATAAAGTGGCCGATGCTTATGACCAAGCTAAACAGAAGGTGAGCGACACATACACCTCGGCCAAGGAAACCGTAACCGAGCAGGCCAAATCCAACTATGAAGCTGCCAAGGAGAAGGCTTCCCAAGCTGCGGGTGATCTTGGAGCTAAGATCAAAACTGAACGTGCAGAGCTATGA
- the LOC117912420 gene encoding protein RADIALIS-like 3 — translation MASNSMTSSRTSGSSWTPKQNKLFEKALAKYDKDTPDRWQNIAKAVGGKSAEEVKRHYEILIEDVKHIESGKVPFPNYR, via the coding sequence ATGGCATCCAACTCTATGACTTCTTCACGTACCTCTGGCTCCTCTTGGACACCCAAGCAAAACAAACTATTTGAAAAGGCACTGGCAAAGTATGACAAGGACACCCCTGACCGCTGGCAGAATATTGCCAAGGCCGTGGGTGGGAAATCTGCGGAGGAAGTGAAAAGGCACTATGAAATCCTCATAGAGGATGTCAAGCACATCGAGTCCGGCAAAGTTCCATTTCCCAATTACAGGTGA
- the LOC117912769 gene encoding U-box domain-containing protein 5, translating into MGTDATEVVPTLPHPNAIKVHQLMCTDLMNLVDRILKILPEIEAARPCKAGRDALCSINLAIEKAKSVLLDCSESSKLYLAISGTVIVLKCERIRSLLEKNLSQIQTMVPCMLNAQISRIVEDLRAVTFSMDSSEEEAGKVMQTLMRQESAQSDLKENSKIEALQIAASRLHITSQRDQLIERRSIRKQLEKSSNNERKNQMLIYLLNLLKKYGNFIVEEQMENADDHHERPFPFPNSCRASLCGQSVEVGSCLGYGQPEAQTDVFRRPIPPEEFMCPISSRLMYDPVIIDSGVTFERMWIQKWFDEGHDTCPQSKKKLAKMLLTPNTAMKELILKWCMKHGIPEPGPCLEPPAFNTWEYSSTSITSLSNSMNDLHLPIDISGVSLGSLDNSYSSDSSHINIRDGLNLITVKTSDESHRCHGHADKPETDLKFLSELATHPWESQYQVVEDVEKDLKGDDQAWHSLSSKNFVEPLIRFLKDACEQHDVKAQRVGSQLLLAFVSKSRSGVSYLGEDAFNLMTSLLDSEVTEEALAILEVLSSNLNCGSKIAAAGTLTSVLKILDTHREFQEPAIKILYNMSSKSDVRSLIVSLDCIPKLVPFLKDTPLAKYSIVILNNLCYTEEGRVSVAGTDGCIASIVELLENGSCEDQEHAMAILLFLCAQRVQYCQLVMEEGADVFTSLASISLNGNDNGKVKANELLRLLRDIDHSDVKESPGSNLVVPVDSSNYIKEKKSSSKASGIFGRIPIFSKRRSGSPKRKK; encoded by the exons ATGGGGACTGATGCTACAGAAGTAGTGCCAACACTGCCTCATCCTAATGCTATAAAG GTGCATCAGTTAATGTGCACAGACCTAATGAATTTGGTTGATCGAATCTTAAAGATATTACCAGAGATAGAAGCAGCTCGCCCATGCAAAGCAGGAAGGGATGCATTGTGCTCGATAAACCTAGCAATTGAGAAAGCCAAGTCAGTCCTGCTGGACTGCAGCGAGTCTAGTAAGCTCTATTTG GCAATATCAGGCACTGTAATAGTGTTGAAATGTGAAAGAATAAGGAGCTTACTGGAGAAAAATTTAAGCCAAATTCAGACTATGGTTCCGTGTATGTTGAATGCACAG ATTTCTCGAATAGTAGAGGATCTTAGGGCAGTAACGTTTTCCATGGATTCATCTGAAGAAGAGGCTGGGAAGGTCATGCAAACATTGATGCGCCAGGAATCAGCTCAATCTGATTTGAAAGAGAATTCAAAGATTGAGGCTCTTCAAATTGCAGCTTCAAGGCTTCATATTACATCTCAAAGAGATCAATTGATAGAGAGAAGATCCATTAGAAAGCAGCTTGAGAAAAGCAGCAATAATGAAAGGAAGAATCAAATGTTAATATACCTTTTGAATCTGCTGAAGAAGTATGGAAACTTTATTGTGGAAGAGCAAATGGAGAATGCTGATGATCATCATGAAAGACCTTTTCCATTTCCAAACTCTTGTAGAGCTTCTTTATGTGGTCAATCTGTTGAAGTAGGATCTTGCTTAGGATACGGGCAACCTGAGGCTCAAACTGACGTGTTTAGGAGGCCAATACCACCTGAGGAATTCATGTGCCCCATATCTTCAAGATTGATGTATGATCCGGTGATCATCGATTCGGGAGTAACATTTGAAAGGATGTGGATCCAGAAGTGGTTTGATGAGGGTCATGATACGTGTCCACAAAGTAAAAAGAAGCTGGCCAAAATGTTGTTGACTCCAAATACTGCCATGAAAGAACTAATCTTAAAGTGGTGCATGAAGCATGGAATCCCTGAACCTGGCCCATGTTTAGAACCACCAGCATTTAACACATGGGAATATTCTTCTACTTCCATCACAAGCCTCAGTAATTCTATGAATGATCTACACCTGCCAATAGATATCAGCGGAGTATCACTTGGATCTTTAGATAACAGTTACAGTTCAGACTCCTCACATATTAATATCAGAGATGGCTTAAATTTGATTACAGTGAAGACTAGTGACGAATCACACAGATGTCATGGTCATGCAGATAAACCTGAGACAGATCTGAAGTTTTTATCTGAACTTGCTACACATCCATGGGAGTCCCAATACCAGGTGGTTGAAGATGTAGAAAAAGACTTGAAAGGCGATGATCAAGCTTGGCATTCACTATCATCTAAGAATTTTGTTGAACCACTGATTAGGTTTCTAAAGGATGCTTGTGAGCAGCATGATGTAAAAGCTCAGAGAGTTGGATCGCAGTTGTTATTGGCATTTGTCAGCAAAAGCAG AAGTGGTGTATCATACTTAGGAGAAGATGCATTTAATCTGATGACATCTCTTCTAGATTCAGAAGTAACTGAAGAAGCTCTTGCCATACTGGAAGTGTTGTCTAGCAACTTGAATTGTGGATCTAAAATTGCTGCAGCTGGcactctcacttctgtcctaaAGATCCTGGACACCCACAGAGAATTTCAGGAACCAGCCATTAAAATACTATATAATATGTCCTCAAAAAGTGATGTTCGTTCCCTCATTGTGTCTTTGGACTGCATCCCTAAGTTGGTCCCATTCTTGAAGGATACTCCTCTTGCAAAATATAGTATAGTTATTTTGAACAATTTGTGTTATACCGAAGAGGGCAGGGTTTCTGTTGCTGGAACTGATGGATGCATAGCTTCCATTGTTGAATTACTTGAAAATGGAAGCTGTGAGGACCAAGAGCATGCAATGGCTATTCTCCTTTTTTTGTGCGCTCAACGTGTTCAATATTGCCAGTTGGTTATGGAAGAGGGTGCTGATGTCTTTACTTCGCTTGCCAGTATATCTCTCAATGGGAATGACAATGGAAAGGTGAAGGCAAATGAATTGCTTCGACTCTTAAGAGATATTGATCATAGTGATGTAAAAGAAAGTCCTGGATCCAATCTTGTTGTCCCTGTAGACTCCAGCAACTACATTAAAGAGAAGAAATCATCTTCCAAGGCATCAGGAATTTTTGGAAGGATACCAATATTCTCAAAGCGCAGGTCTGgttcaccaaaaagaaagaaatga
- the LOC117912498 gene encoding zinc-finger homeodomain protein 6 isoform X1 has product MELRGQDKEIGMPSSLGYSPPNRESPSKVSPASIVLPVGDRRRDGAASGTTVLSPSQTLDHHHLHHHQFNLQQQTQHGEVGDPDPDPDPVSATIAVSGATATPITGGSNPKVAAAPPHPPPQSAASIRYRECLKNHAASMGGHVFDGCGEFMPSGEEGTLEALKCAACDCHRNFHRKEIDGESQPTANCYYTCNPNTNSSRRNTIAPQLPPSHAPLPHLHQHHKYSHGLSGSPLMSPIPPMMMAFGGGGGAPAESSSEDLNMFQSNVGMHLQPQPAFALSKKRFRTKFSQEQKDKMQEFAEKLGWKIQKQEEQEVQQFCSDVGVKRQVFKVWMHNNKQAMKKKQLSKSSSPERERERKEETNDKNCTYFPLCLVVMDSWEVSLTYESLFTKLLYYYCTIISCINPICPFNRQFFGSLKPYHILLSFSTVEVKQPDCSCQHTGI; this is encoded by the exons ATGGAACTGAGAGGCCAAGATAAGGAGATAGGGATGCCAAGCTCTTTGGGTTACAGCCCACCCAACAGGGAATCGCCATCCAAGGTATCTCCTGCATCCATAGTTTTACCTGTGGGAGACAGAAGAAGAGATGGAGCTGCCAGTGGTACTACAGTTTTGAGTCCATCACAAACCCTAGATCACCATCACCTTCATCATCACCAATTCAATCTACAACAACAAACACAACACGGGGAAGTAGGGGATCCAGACCCAGATCCAGATCCTGTTTCAGCTACAATTGCAGTCTCCGGTGCAACCGCCACACCGATTACCGGTGGATCAAATCCAAAAGTAGCAGCAGCGCCGCCACATCCACCTCCTCAATCAGCAGCCTCAATTCGATATAGAGAATGCCTCAAGAATCATGCGGCGAGCATGGGCGGGCACGTCTTCGATGGATGCGGAGAATTCATGCCAAGCGGAGAGGAAGGGACTCTAGAAGCCTTGAAATGTGCAGCTTGCGATTGCCACCGCAATTTTCATCGCAAAGAGATCGATGGAGAGTCGCAGCCCACCGCCAATTGTTACTATACTTGTAACCCCAACACTAACAGTAGCAGAAGAAATACAATAGCTCCTCAGCTCCCTCCATCGCATGCTCCACTGCCCCATCTTCATCAGCACCATAAATACTCCCATGGTCTATCGGGCAGTCCATTAATGAGCCCAATTCCACCAATGATGATGGCATTTGGTGGCGGCGGAGGAGCTCCCGCAGAGTCATCCAGCGAAGATCTAAACATGTTTCAGTCCAATGTTGGAATGCACCTGCAGCCGCAGCCAGCGTTTGCGCTCTCAAAGAAGAGGTTTCGAACAAAATTCTCACAAGAACAAAAAGATAAGATGCAGGAGTTTGCGGAGAAGTTGGGATGGAAGATTCAGAAGCAAGAAGAACAGGAAGTCCAGCAGTTTTGTTCAGATGTGGGTGTAAAGAGACAGGTTTTCAAGGTCTGGATGCACAACAACAAACAAGCCATGAAGAAGAAGCAACT CTCAAAAAGCTCCTCGCcagaaagagaaagggaaagaaaagaagaaactaaCGACAAAAATTGCAcgtattttcctctttgcttggTGGTCATGGACTCATGGGAGGTAAGTCTCACGTACGAGTCTCTTTTTACTAAGCTACTTTACTACTACTGTACTATCATCTCTTGCATTAATCCCATCTGTCCATTTAATCGCCAATTCTTTGGTTCCTTAAAACCCTACCACATTCTTCTATCTTTCTCCACAGTCGAAGTGAAACAACCGGACTGCTCCTGTCAGCACACTGGCATATGA